GTTGATTTAATATGTTGCAGGATACCTTCCTTGTCTAGCGAGAGAGAACTCTTAAATGTTGAGGCGTGTTATAAATTAAGCATcatacaaaataattttactgcaCATCTTCAATTTATTTTTGCATGTAAAGTAATAATCTCCTGCTCGTTTGTATTAACTTTTTGTAGGTTCTCCATTAGAtttatcttttttcttttatcgtAGCGAATGAGAGGACTGAAAATAAGCGAGAAAACGGATATTACTGTTATCTTGGACAGAAGTAAGAGAAATAGCGGAAGACTTACTTCTTGATAAAAAAAACCCTGGTATTTCGATGTTAATATAACGTATTTACTGTTAATGTTTTATCGTGGCGAACGAATAGAGAATTATAAATTATTCTAGTCTCATATGGGCTTCTACTGCTTGTTTGCTTCTTAATTTAATCTCTGCTCGTGTTGGCACTGAAGAATCGATAACTTCGTGTTCAACGATGAGTCCTAggaatattataaaaatgtagCTATTACAATTAAATAAAATGGTACTATGTGCATGTATTATAGAAGATAAACAATGTTACGAGACTTTAACATTCATATTCATTGTACATATAAAATTGAAGATTTCATTTATAGGAAATTAAAGATTTTGGTATTGTTACTCAGTTCGTACCTGTTTAAACTAATGGTATACGTACTTCTTTATACAGTGTTTGAAATTCAGTGAAATGTGTGAAAAATGTATTAGTAACATCAACTTTAAAGTGCTCACCAGTTGGTTCAAATTCTACATCGTCGAATTTTAGTTTCGAACGATAGTTGGAGACGTAAGTTTGATATAAATCTTTTGCTCTCTCTTCTCTGTCCTTATCAAATTCGAAATTGCTCATTCCAAACAGTGCTCCTACTTTTCGGCTAACAGTTGATAATAACGTCAAGCCTggagaaaaaaaatagaaggGTATGCAGAATTTTCGAAATCTGATCTAAACTTATCATTATTCCACCTTCTGTTTCCATTTTTTCTATTATCGGTAGATCAGGCTTTTCTCGAAGTTCATCTGTTGGCTTTTTCACTGGTACTCTATCACCTCGTCTCACACAAACCAGCATTGCTATCATATTTTGCAATGCTGCTCTTATATCCATTAGTAATTCGCCCCGTTGCTTCTTCAAATCTTTCTGCTGAAGCTCCCGTTTCTTTTGCATTACGATTTGTTCTAATAAGATATTTTTGTCCGCGTTATATCTACAagaaaatgtaattatatacacGCGAGCTATTGTTCGTATGTGAGAGAAATTGTCGTAGTATAATAATATCGCTTACTCTTCTCTATTAGCTACAAGTGTGTGCTCAAAGTTGGACAGGGTGGACAATGCTTGATTCTTTTGACTCAACAGTGAATCGCGCTCCACCACATTGCGTTCAAATTGTCCCAGTAATCGTGTACGTTGTTTCATTTGTTCTTCCAACCTGAACAAACGCGTACAGAGAGAAAAGGAAATAAAAATCAGAGTCTGAATCAATTGCTGATTCTAAATTGACTCGATAGCATATTGTTATACCTTGAGAGCAGTTCTCGATAGGAACGCACGAGCAGTGAATTCTTGATTCTGTCGAATATTCCTTCCAGAGATATTATTTGCTTTTCTAATACATTGCTTGATGAAATTCTAGAGCGTGTAATTTCCTTGGCGAATATTGTCTCGCTCTTTGTGACACATAGTATATTGTTACAATATATAACGATATTTATATGAATATTTTGTCATTTCATTCAGGATATACTTTGAATTTTATCATAGCCTCTGCTCGTTTTTTTACAGTATTTGCACTTTGAATTCACctttttgcaaatcaaattcatccCTTTTTGAATGAAATTCACTCTTTTGCAAATCGCATGTACCTTTctgcaaatcaaattcatctTTTTGCAAATAAAATTCACCTTTTTGCTcttctacttaaatattttatttaaaagaacACCACATGTGAATTAGATAGTaatagaaatgaaaaatttcattcaaaaaGATTCAGATATTTATTTAAAGGTATACCCTTAAATtggtaattataattaataattcaTTGAATTCAGTACATAATACGTATATAAACAAACATCTGTACCTTTTTGAATGAAACTTATCATTTTCTTACTATTTAGTTTACATTTGGTGTTActttaaataaaatatctaAGCAGAAGTATTTGATTCGCAAGAGGCTGAATTTAAAGTGCCAATACTGATATATTCCCATTATCATTGCGACTCTGACTTTAATTATTTCCTTACTTCGGTTCGTATCAACGATTGTGCGAAAGACCACAGATCTTCAACTTGTTCGCGCATATGCGTCAACAtacgctctctctctttcatgtTGTTCCAAACAGTTTTCGTAATACGCTTATACTTCGATCCAATATCGTCTATCTGTTCAGCCGCAAGTTGACCCATTACCGTTGTTCGTAATATCACTTTGCACTGACTTCGACGATCTTGCGTTAAGCAATTTAACAAAGTTTCGTGATGTATCGCGTCCTAAGGATGCGTTTTCTATTAATTAACGAACAGGACAAGTTGGCGGTAGCAGAGGACTGTTTTTAAACACGCTTTCTTTGAGAGATCGAAAATTATACGGTTACCTTTTTTAAGATTGCAAGCATATACGTGTATGTTAGATTTATCGCCTTCGCCGCATTTTGTCTGGCCACGGACTTTTGATACCGCGATACCAGTTGTTGTTGTTCTCGATGTTCAGGCCACGGTACACGTTTCTCTTTTTCATAGACGTCGCAGAGCTCTATGTTCTCTATCTTTATCGCACATGCCCTATTTAAGTGCGTATATCTAATTTTTTCTAGGATACTCGCACGGTATACGTACTTGTAATTCGAAACACTGTTtcattttctccttttttttataACGAAGCTTATCCAACTGGCAACGTTTTCCATGATTCTCCTCGTGGATAGAATCACAGATATGCTACGCAATTAAGAAACCAACCACCGTTTTAAATGTTACTATGGTTAAATTTGGTTAATACTATGGCTATGATTACCTCTATTTCACGACCGTGACACTTGAACTGTAGATCTTTGCGACTTTGTAACAAACTTCGTATATGACCTTTCGGGGTTCCTCTTGTTATTTCGTTTACGATTTGACGATAATCCTTTACATCCTGCTTGTACGAGCCTAATTGCCACGCTATTCTTTTTTTCAGTTTCACAGCGTCTTGCGACCTTATTTTCTTTTCGCGTGCTGGATTTAACAGTAAGTTCAACACGTGAAAAAGGATCGATAGAATTGTGTATTTAACATATTTCTAAATTCATCAATCATTTAACTATTAACCATTTGTACTCTGAATTACTTCTCAACTTTGTTGCTAATAACTTCTTGTTATTTAAAGCGTTTTAGTTGAAATTTACTTAAAAAAACAGTTCCTCGATTGCTATTCTTGTAAACAatgtttttttattaattacgttAAATATAACTCTTAAATATAAGTTTCGTAAATATAATGTTTGAGATCAGACATCAGTAAATGAAATAAAAGGAAACAAGTATAAGTTTCGTAAATATAAATTGCAACAaagtttctttcttctttttatttacTAACGTCGAGTCACACTCAATAAAAGAGTGTAAAGGGTTAACGTTAAATTGTAAATATAATAAACGCATGTACACGCGTTACGTATGCGTAAACAAAATGATTGAAGCGAATTAGAGGCAATCGATTATTCGTACCATGTAACTTGAGGATTCctcgatattgttctaatttaTCTTTCGTTGACCATCTTCTGTCTTTGATTCTTTGAAACGGTTCAATTCGTTTGTAGGACAACATCTCGTTAACGTAACGACAACCAGAGGCTCAGCATCGGTTTTACTTTGATCATCAGTAGCCGATTCTCGATGGTTTAACGGCGTTCGTTGACAAAGACGCAATATTTAAGATACTTACAAAGGCTCTACAATGTTAAAGAATAACGTAGCTGCACTTTATTTTATACATATAAAGATGTATCACATACAAGGGGGAAACGTGTGAGACTCTAGATACTTCTAAGGGTTAGAATTAGGCATTGTAGGTaaatctatgtatcgcattcatttaTTGCACACGATCACCATACATGGCATATTGTTTCTCTCTTTCCTACTAATGCTACCCCTGTCGTTTCTATTAATCCCCTTATTTTAAGCTCATTCCACTGTTCTTCGAATAACAATCATGGTTTCTCACGATttcttaagtttctcgatatataCTCGATGTATATACATGGTGTGCCTCAAAATTAAAGGTCGCTAAATTTTCGCTGGAAATGTATCGATACTTGAATCGCTGTAGCTTTAAGGGGAAAAAATCGCATAAAACAGTCAACTCGGGCTCATATTAAAGGGTACAGCTTCTGTTACATTATTTTTGTCCAAAGATACTTTTTTATTGTAAAATGGAGCGAGAAACTGAGATTTTATTTCTTTTCAAATCTCACAAATTTAAACGTCTTCTCACTGTAACGACTATCAAACGTACGAGTCTTTTCTTGTCGTTTCTGTTCAACTTACACAGAAATGTCATCGCCAAAACGGATCTATAATTCTTGTTTTGCTACTGTTACAATGTTTCGATAATAcaaaattacatttcgatggggCCTACGGTTTTACTTACTCGTTGGTTTAAAGGAAAATGATGGAGTTTCGTTACCTTTGGACTGGATTCCGAAATTTCTGTCCTCTTCATTGAAATTTTCGCGCGCTATGTGTCGCGCGCGTCTCGAATGAGAATACAATTAAAAAATCGCTGAAACGTTTAAGACAAAACCGGTCGGGCGATTAACTGTTTCGAATGCATACAAACTCGATCGTGTAACTTCGTTGATATGTATCGTTTATTTCGTAATCGAACACGTGCTAGCTTTGTGCTCTAGACtgtatagtttttttttttttaaaggagTCCTTTTAAAACGTGACGCGAACCCGTCGAATTCCCAGCGCGAACGCGCTTCGCGTCGACGGTGTGCGCCTAGTCGCACGCGTCgttcgcttcttaaaatgtaatAAATTGGTACGACATGTCATTATTGAtacaatttaattattttcctcTTTAAACGTCTTTATATGATCTACAGGGTGGCGGGGGTGCGCTCCATATGCCATTCTCACGACAGGTCGGCTTCCTTACGGGCTCCAAGGGTGTTACGTATCCCGGAGAACAAGTCACCTGGCAAAAGATTAATGAAATATTCAGTGGAGCAAGAAAAGACGAAGATTAACGGTGAAAGATTTTCCATGTCAGAAATTAATTATCTGATACTGTATTTCCGAACTTTTATTATAGTCTTGAGTTGAATTTTCGTTCTCGATTTAAATTacaaagctttaattacataaTAATTCTTTTTCATTAATTTTAGATACATGTACATGGTATAGAGGTTTCTGTTCTATTACGTTTTCATTACCTGTATGTTATCGCCAGGTTTGTACCAAAATTTCAGAGGCGCGATTCGACCATGAGGTGGATCGCCTGGATACGGACATCTCACTTTACCTGTCGAGACGGCACGCTTTATTGGTGAACCAACGAAGCTCGTTAAATTTAATAGAAAGCGGAAAGAGAGGGGAAACTTACAAATTGGCGATGGATGAGACCATGTTCCATTCTCTGTACATATTATAGAGGCCTCTCCCAACAGCTGATGACCTGGTAAGCAAGTGAATCTAACAAGTGCCCCAGCTTTGTACACACGCGTTCGATATTGTTTCTTTCCTGAATTGTGACGATTCGTTTGTTCCATGATACGACCGCTCTTTGGTATCGACGGGACTGGGCATGTGATCTCTGTAAATTAATCGTCCGCATTCGCTGAATCTGATTGTGTTACGGTAAATATGATTAATCCGATGATTATGTATAATTgctgattattatatataattaccaTTGAGTTTGATAAATTGATGAATTCTTGAATATTCATCAAATTAACCAGTGAGTTTATATAATTCTCAACTCCTAATGGCGAATTTGATAAATATCTTGACCGATTGAGGTAGCAGTAAACGTTATTTAACTTTTAAAATATGGATTGAATTTGTTATTGATATCTAACTGTTTTGTTTAAGTTCTAGTCTAATAAAGTTGTTTCCTCTATTTCATTAAGACTACATCTTCGTGATTTAAAGTAACCATTTATTGAGTTTTTCATTGTAAATTACGAAATATTGCTATTCGCAAGCCTCTTGTGCCATAATATTCAACGAAAAGCTATCTTTCTGATTAGTAACTATTCAAAACTCTATGCTGTGTTCTACTGTCACAATTGGTCAAGATATTTATCGCATTCGCCGTTACGAGTTGGTAAGTATATAAACTCGTCTAAAACTTAGTTTGACAGATATTCAATAATTTATCGTATTTTCTAAATTTAGTGGCGATTGTACAGGGTGTTTGGTAACAGGTGGTATAACCGAGAAGGGGGTGATTCtagatgaaaaaataagtcgaaaatatagaataatagTTTTTCAActgaggctttgttttcgagaaaatcggCTTTCAATTTTCGCACGTAAATTACAAACACGTAATGATATAGCATGTTTGAAACAAAGTTTAAAGTTTGTAACAAAGTTCACATTACAaaaattgctgaaaatgttgCTCATCTTGCCGAAAATATAATTCTGCTCTTCTAATCAAAATGGACACTTTCTAAGGTATTCGGTTGTTTTAATGTATGAAAGACTACAataattttttctttcaatttcTTGCAACTTGTGATTTCTTCAGAATACacaattaattttatatgaCTCCGCAAGTAAAAGTCAAGCGATGTTAAGCTGAGGAGAGCGTGGTGGCCAAGCTATTGTTCCACCACGACCAATCCAACCTTGGTAATGTTGGTTTAAAAAGTTTCCTAAAAATAGCCTTTTAGTTAGGAACGTGCAATAAACGAGGCCTTAGGAAACTCTAcgtttcattgttcagtgtacCCGCATTCACGTGCACCTGCACCTGgcgaaaattcaaagtcgattctctcgaaaacaaagcttcaaataaaaaattgttgttCTATATTTTGAACTTATTTTTTCATCTAGAATCACCACCTTTCCAGTTGTACCATCAGTTACCGAACACCCTGTATATAAGCAAagaataatatgtaatatataatatatgtaagCAAAGAATGAGAGGCCTACCGTCGCAACTAGGCATACTCCCGCTCCATGAACCATTTCCTTGGCATTCTATGCTCTGTGGTCCCAACAACCTGTGACCCCACATGCAAGCAAACACCGCTCGACCGCCAAAAGTGTTGTTATACTCAAGAAGCTGCAGCCACGTGTCGCTGAGCGTATCCATTGACGGACACTCGATTGTTTGGCATCGTGGTATGTCGGCGGACCATTTACCTAGTTAAATTAATTATCCCACACTGTATTCTCCAAGTTTTGTTCAATTCAATTGTTTTCAGTTCAATTCTCGTCCTCGATTTAAATTACGGAGCGATAcatttttttcattaattttaGATACGTGTACATGGTATAGGGGTTTCTGTCAGTTGTGTCGATAATTGTGCAAGTTGTTGTATTATTCCTAACTAACTTTGTATTCGAATACAGTAGCCATTCAGTGAAACATGGCTTTATTTATTGTTGGTATTTCTCATTGATCGCGGTAGGTTCTCTGTTAGTAGTTTAAAAATTGATCTGAATCAACGCGATCCATTGGCTGGACTCTCGAAGGACATTAGCTCTATGAGTAACGATTTGTTTGAAAAGAATTTTGCGCTTAGAACAGATCTTGTTTGCATTCATTCGATCGCATCTAGTAAAAGCATTTAAAACGTTTGGTGTTCTTTTAAATAAAATGTTTAAATAGAAGtacttgatttgcaaaagggCGAATTAAAAGTGCTAATATTATAGATTTATGGGCGCTTTGTTtagaaaatttcatttcacgCAACGTTTTATGTGGCAATATAAGAATAAAAACATGGACTTAACGTAGGATGATCAAAACATATGAACGCCATCGATGGCGTTATGTTTGACGTAGTTCTTCTAACTATAAACAATGGCAAAACGATCGAAAGTCTCTGAACTGTTGCAAAAACTGAACAAtatactaataataataaaaataacaataataaacgactttacatttctatttctattgCACCAATTATTGTCATCATATTATTATATCATACTTCTTGTATTTACTTAAATGGAAgcttattttaatatttttttgttattCTTTTTATACTTGTTGATATTATTATAACAGTTATTGTTATTATGATTTATTTACTATACAGTGTTTACAATTCTACAACTTTAAATTACTTTTGTAAGGTAGTAACACGAATAATTaaatagaaaaatattccaTTATTATGTGTCTTTTAAAGACTAATCATTTTTACTGCTTTTGGTGCAAGTAGCTTCATTTTTTCTCGATCGTTCTAATGTTAAGAAAAAATCAAATTCGCGATAGCATCAATATTGATTCCATCAAAAGTATTTACGTTGCTTGTCCCATTACATACACAGATGTGTATCTGTAGAACTTCTTACCGTTATATTGACATGTTATACCAGCTGCGCCTTCTAATCTGAATCCAACAGGGCATTCGAACACTGCTCCATGACCCATACGCGCACCTTCGATCTTGCTGATCAGTGGTGGATCAGGTagacttaaaacgggacactgGACATCTGTAACGCAAGAAATGACAAAATGGACTGAAATAGAACTAGGCAATCGATACTTTTTTGATCTAGAGAAGGGGAGATGGGTGAAGGAAGGAGATAGATGAAAAGTACAATAAGCATAGCAAAAATGATAATTTATCTATGAATCGATTAAACTTACCTACGACATGAACTTGTATGGAATTAGATAATCCACGCGGCGTAGAGCACGTGTACACTCCTGAATCTTGTGTCTTCGCATAGTATATCGATAATCGGTACTTCCAGTCTCTTTCACGAGCGGCAATCGCCCAACCTGAATGAAAAATTGCTACGGTCATTCAGTATGTGAATCAACTGCAACGATGTTTAACCCACTCACCGCCAACTACGAGGTATCTCGTAGTAAGCGTCTGTACTAAAACTGCCGACTGAATTTTTTGCGATTTATCACGGATTAAGTATAAACTTAAAATAAAATCTTGGTGCTCAGGACAAAACGCTCTAAATTTGCTTGTCAGTGAATGAATTAATTCCTTTTCCTACAATATCGTATGAAAGACATGATAAGTCGATCGAGCTATACGTTACAAAAATTAGCTCTTTGTACTCGAATTTTTCCCGGACGTTAGCGATAGAAACTTAAaacagcaatattttagcaatataatagtttctattgctaatgtaTATAGCTAACGTCTATAACGTAATattatagaaactattgctaaaacagtaacattttagcaatattttagcaatagtttctatcgcCAACGCCTCCCAGCAACAGAAACgttccatttcaatagaatagTCATCAGAATACTCAGAAACGTGGACTTCTCAGAAAGCTGCAGTGGAATATGTTTATGTTAAATCGTACGACGAGGGATTGATCTTACCGGTCAGATACTGACGAAACGTCGAGGTCCAAGTCCATTCGGGGTTACCAAGCTTTCTGGCGAACAGGCATTCCAGGTGTAGGATGCTTCCGGGGAAAACCGCGAGAGCACCGGATGGCTCGACGGCAGCAGAACCCGCTGGTAATCCGAACACGATCGTCGGCGGTACATCCTCTGTTTCTCCTCGAACAATCAACGAGAGGAGCGCGATATCAGACGGAATGGGACATCAGACATCGAATCCATAACTATCGCAGTGCGTACAGTTCAACCCTTTGCGTTTGAGGACGTTTTCGTTTTATAGCTTTTTCATTGgcaactcgagacgattttGGTTGTATTAGGCAAGCGTTTTCTACAGATACTTTAAATGCTGACAAAAAGGGGATTGAAGTACAGGTCCTTCATATTTTTATACTGATATAAGGGATTATCCCCTTCCTGTGCTATTTAGCTCGACGAAAATTGGACCCAAGCGATTAGCGTCAACGCGCGATAAACAGACCAGACTAATAtattcaatttatttatttattataatcaatttatttattataatacCTGTGATATATTCAATTTCACGCGATACTACTGTTGTGGAAGTAAATTCTAATCCTTTTTCCTTTTATAAATATGTGCTGGTTCGTGATGTTTATGTTTGTCAAAATTTTCATCACGAGTCAGAGTCGTTAAAGCACGGTAAAAGGTTAAGTTATACCATATGTTAGTAGTGATCGCACGAAACACCTGAGCGCCGTGGAGACATctctcgagcgcaaagggttaatatcgTATCTATGGGAAATTTCTATTAATGTTGTATAAGGAAATATGTCTAACGAGCGTGTTGTGCGCGTTTCGTATTGTACGTTGCAATAAATAAGAATTGCAATTGTTTACTCACCGGTGTAATTTGAAATCGCTGTGGTCGGAGTGCAAGAGGGTAGTTTCCCGTTCCAACTCGCGTTACGACAATGCAACAGGGAATCGCCTATTAGCTTGTACTTGCCAAGCTCTCTGCACCTTACCGTCACGCGTTCCCCGTGTGGTATTGTGATCTTGTCTACCTAGTAACAATCGTGCATACAATCATTGTTATTGTATGTATCGATTTATCGTAACTTAATCAATCTCGAGATCGTAGAATTCAAGGAAACAAATTAATCAGTTAACTGCCCAATTTTGTTTTAATGCATTCACAGATGTTTACTACATATGTGCAGTATTTTCGCTTTGTTTTGATGGATCTCCACTGCGTATGCAGTATTATATACAATTCTATTATTTATAGTTGCAGTAGCTAATTCTCTCAATGACAAAAAAAATTAAGATTGCATTGACAGAAGGTGCTCATATGTGAATTTAAACTTTTTTAAGCCATTCACTGCCAACTATGAAATATCTCGTACCAAGCGTCTGTATAAAAATTGCCAACTGCAAGATATTTCGTATTTTGTGTTACAAATTTAAATTGGTTGCAATTCGTTACAGGATGCGATAAACACTTATTTTACGTTTATATTCAAAGCTTGATACCCGGAGTAAAATGCTCTGGACTTGCCTGGCAGTGAGTGAATTAAAAATCTCTGACTGGGCGTACAACTAAATCAAGCACTGACGAGTGAGGAAAAGCACAAAGCACAAAACGAGGAAAGATTACATTTCTGGTTGATAAATGTTAACAATTGTACCCGTTAATTGCGTCGAAATAAAGTTTTGGATTCGAATGCAGTTGACTGGTCAAAGAAACAAGCGGTCTTGTACGTTATTCGTTTACACTTTTTCATATACGAATAAGATTCTCAAAATTCAGAATCAAAGATAAGAACTTACGGATATCGTGATATTCTTGTACGTAACGATCAAAAATGGGTGTAGACCGTCAAGTGTGCATCCCCTTTGCAATCCATTGGTATCTACAAGAAAAGTACACAATTTAACGGGTTAATATTAATTTAGCCTAAGATGAAGTCTAAACAAGTCAAGTTTTATTCACGCAATGACTGCGAATCACTAATGTTGCACACGTACGTGTAAATAAATATTCGCGTGAACTGATTTGCACGTGAATCTGTGTATCACAAGAAACATTAAGTTTCGTtgcgaataaattaataatcACGCATCTTATTTTCTCTCGGCTATCGAAAATATGAAGCACGTGTTCGTAGTTGTtctgtgtacctggtattcgtcTCGAAGCGCATGCTCAACGCGGTTTCATCGCGTGGTTCAATAGCTGAGGTAACCGTTTCCAAAAGTACCCAGACAACGTTATCGATCCACTAATTTGGTTCGCATGAAAGCATTTACTGGAATAACATTTATCGCGATTTTCACGTTACCGTTCGACGCGTTTCCAATCGAGAAGCACGTTAAACAAATCTTTGTCCGATACGTGAaatttacttaattcgaaaatgTCCTTATCGCCAATGATGGCACAGTTTCGCAGGTTTTCACACGTATTGCGGACAGCTTCGTATCCACTAGCACAAGTTTTATTCTATGtactgtatgtgtgtgtgtatgtctgTGGTGCAAGGCAAAATAAACATACATAATAAACATTCTTCAAAACACACTGTTCTAAATAGGAAAACGTTTTCTTTGAACCCACGAAGGTGTCTTTTAATCCTTGCGACAATTATCACAGTAGACGCACCTACTTGTTTCGATTCGCAAACGCAAACGGTCGCTGTTAGGCCGAGTAGTAAAACATAAAATCCTGTAGTCAGTTTCGTGCGGTATGCACTATCGAGGaaatcctttctttcttccttctcgATGGACATGCTGTTTCCTTTGGCATATCAGAACGTAATCCTATTCGATTCACCGCACTGGAGCTTGATTTCGATGCTGGTACCGCATCGAAAATGGCTCGACAATTCATAGGTCGCAGGATTGTTTGTTCTCTCCTctggcatctcgttttatgagcaTGGTAAACTGTGCGTGCACGATCGCCAGGGATCCACCAGCACTGGAACAACCAGGAGAGTGACGATGAATCGGGACGCCCGTATGGACGAATCGTTTACGTGCCGGCGGGACGAACGTACGCGCGTTTCGGAGATCGATGACCCGGCTAAAAGAACGCGTGCAGAACCTGCGTGGGACGATTAGCGGCAGAAGCAACGTCGCCACTAACTTCATCGCTAACGTTCACAAACGACACGTACCACCCACCCAACCAACTACGGGACGAGACGTTATAAATTAGGTACTCCAATGTCGAGGCTCGCGAAAGCGCACGCGTGTAATCTGTTACACTACAGGGTGTTCGAGGCGACGGTTTTTCGAAGGAAATCCGAAGAATTGATCCGAGGGACGACGATTAAAACTGAAGCTCGAGAGCAATAAAATCGCGTCCGCGGTATTGTCCATTTTGTTTACGCGTCCATCATATTTCCATAAAACATTCTCAAAATGTACAGATTGCACTAATAATCCTTGCACATCTCGTGACACCAACGTAtataaatgcattgcttgtttAGTCGGTCGTCTCGATGATTTGTACATTCCTTATTCATTACCTGAAAATTCTATTTGTTAATGCTTGTACTAGTTAGCATTAGCAAATGTAGCACATATTTAAACGATTATAGTATCATTTTCTTCATTAGTCTAATGCATTAACCCACTGGAGACCAGCAATGCAATGTATGTGTTACGATTTTCTGGAGCAAAACGACATACGACACACCGTGTATATTTTGAAACTAAACTTGAATTATCAGTTATTAGTGAAAGAGTAATCGTATTATCAATGTATtagtattaataataataacagggtgAGAAACAATTATTGCAAACGATTtttgcgttaacaataattgaTATAAACGAAAAAGAAGTATTCGTTCCAAGGAAATGGTCTACACCAGGATGCCTCGTCTCGAATGTGTTGACTTCGAAAGAGAGATAACGCTTCTAAAGACAATATGCGAATGAATCAACGTCTCTATTTACTCTTTTGCTCATTAGAATGTCACTATCATTAATCACTTGTAATCCAGTAATGAAATGGATGCACTGAGTTTATTGCAATGTTCCTACAGTAGCAGGACAAGAAGAATCAATCGTAGC
This genomic interval from Xylocopa sonorina isolate GNS202 chromosome 18, iyXylSono1_principal, whole genome shotgun sequence contains the following:
- the LOC143431473 gene encoding uncharacterized protein LOC143431473, which translates into the protein MLSYKRIEPFQRIKDRRWSTKDKLEQYRGILKLHAREKKIRSQDAVKLKKRIAWQLGSYKQDVKDYRQIVNEITRGTPKGHIRSLLQSRKDLQFKCHGREIEHICDSIHEENHGKRCQLDKLRYKKKEKMKQCFELQVQNIELCDVYEKEKRVPWPEHREQQQLVSRYQKSVARQNAAKAINLTYTYMLAILKKDAIHHETLLNCLTQDRRSQCKVILRTTVMGQLAAEQIDDIGSKYKRITKTVWNNMKERERMLTHMREQVEDLWSFAQSLIRTESETIFAKEITRSRISSSNVLEKQIISLEGIFDRIKNSLLVRSYRELLSRLEEQMKQRTRLLGQFERNVVERDSLLSQKNQALSTLSNFEHTLVANREEYNADKNILLEQIVMQKKRELQQKDLKKQRGELLMDIRAALQNMIAMLVCVRRGDRVPVKKPTDELREKPDLPIIEKMETEGLTLLSTVSRKVGALFGMSNFEFDKDREERAKDLYQTYVSNYRSKLKFDDVEFEPTGLIVEHEVIDSSVPTRAEIKLRSKQAVEAHMRLE
- the Hig gene encoding locomotion-related protein hikaru genki isoform X2, producing the protein MSIEKEERKDFLDSAYRTKLTTGFYVLLLGLTATVCVCESKQVDTNGLQRGCTLDGLHPFLIVTYKNITISVDKITIPHGERVTVRCRELGKYKLIGDSLLHCRNASWNGKLPSCTPTTAISNYTETEDVPPTIVFGLPAGSAAVEPSGALAVFPGSILHLECLFARKLGNPEWTWTSTFRQYLTGWAIAARERDWKYRLSIYYAKTQDSGVYTCSTPRGLSNSIQVHVVDVQCPVLSLPDPPLISKIEGARMGHGAVFECPVGFRLEGAAGITCQYNGKWSADIPRCQTIECPSMDTLSDTWLQLLEYNNTFGGRAVFACMWGHRLLGPQSIECQGNGSWSGSMPSCDEITCPVPSIPKSGRIMEQTNRHNSGKKQYRTRVYKAGALVRFTCLPGHQLLGEASIICTENGTWSHPSPICKVRCPYPGDPPHGRIAPLKFWYKPGDNIQVTCSPGYVTPLEPVRKPTCRENGIWSAPPPPCRSYKDV
- the Hig gene encoding locomotion-related protein hikaru genki isoform X1 yields the protein MSIEKEERKDFLDSAYRTKLTTGFYVLLLGLTATVCVCESKQVDTNGLQRGCTLDGLHPFLIVTYKNITISVDKITIPHGERVTVRCRELGKYKLIGDSLLHCRNASWNGKLPSCTPTTAISNYTGETEDVPPTIVFGLPAGSAAVEPSGALAVFPGSILHLECLFARKLGNPEWTWTSTFRQYLTGWAIAARERDWKYRLSIYYAKTQDSGVYTCSTPRGLSNSIQVHVVDVQCPVLSLPDPPLISKIEGARMGHGAVFECPVGFRLEGAAGITCQYNGKWSADIPRCQTIECPSMDTLSDTWLQLLEYNNTFGGRAVFACMWGHRLLGPQSIECQGNGSWSGSMPSCDEITCPVPSIPKSGRIMEQTNRHNSGKKQYRTRVYKAGALVRFTCLPGHQLLGEASIICTENGTWSHPSPICKVRCPYPGDPPHGRIAPLKFWYKPGDNIQVTCSPGYVTPLEPVRKPTCRENGIWSAPPPPCRSYKDV
- the Hig gene encoding locomotion-related protein hikaru genki isoform X3, producing MSIEKEERKDFLDSAYRTKLTTGFYVLLLGLTATVCVCESKQVDTNGLQRGCTLDGLHPFLIVTYKNITISVDKITIPHGERVTVRCRELGKYKLIGDSLLHCRNASWNGKLPSCTPTTAISNYTEDVPPTIVFGLPAGSAAVEPSGALAVFPGSILHLECLFARKLGNPEWTWTSTFRQYLTGWAIAARERDWKYRLSIYYAKTQDSGVYTCSTPRGLSNSIQVHVVDVQCPVLSLPDPPLISKIEGARMGHGAVFECPVGFRLEGAAGITCQYNGKWSADIPRCQTIECPSMDTLSDTWLQLLEYNNTFGGRAVFACMWGHRLLGPQSIECQGNGSWSGSMPSCDEITCPVPSIPKSGRIMEQTNRHNSGKKQYRTRVYKAGALVRFTCLPGHQLLGEASIICTENGTWSHPSPICKVRCPYPGDPPHGRIAPLKFWYKPGDNIQVTCSPGYVTPLEPVRKPTCRENGIWSAPPPPCRSYKDV